In a single window of the Harpia harpyja isolate bHarHar1 chromosome 3, bHarHar1 primary haplotype, whole genome shotgun sequence genome:
- the SLC35F4 gene encoding solute carrier family 35 member F4 isoform X3, whose amino-acid sequence MAITGIVMMAYADGFQGDSIIGVAYAVGSASTSALYKVLFKMFLGSANFGEAAHFVSTLGFFNLIFISVTPIILYFTKVEYWSPFSAVPWGYLCGVAGLWLAFNILVNVGVVLTYPILISIGTVLSVPGNAAVDLLKHKMIFSVVRLGATIIICIGFLLMLLPEEWDEITLRFINSLKEKKSEDHVDDITDSSVHTRSRSRANGTVSIPLA is encoded by the exons ATGGCAATCACAGGAATCGTAATGATGGCATATGCAGATGGTTTCCAGGGCGATTCAATTATCGGGGTAGCATATGCTGTTGGATCAGCCTCTACATCTGCATTGTATAAG GTTTTGTTCAAAATGTTTCTTGGAAGTGCAAACTTTGGGGAAGCGGCTCATTTTGTTTCTACCCTGGGCTTCTTCAATTTAATTTTCATCTCTGTTACCCCGATCATACTGTATTTTACAAAAGTGGAGTACTGGTCCCCCTTCTCTGCTGTGCCGTGGGGTTACCTGTGTGGCGTAGCCGGCCTCTGGTTAG CTTTCAATATTCTGGTTAACGTCGGCGTCGTGCTTACATACCCCATTCTGATCTCTATTGGCACAGTGCTCAGCGTCCCTGGAAATGCAG CTGTGGATCTGTTGAAGCACAAAATGATCTTCAGCGTAGTGAGGTTGGGAGCCACCATCATCATTTGCATTGGGTTTCTGCTGATGTTGCTCCCTGAGGAATGGGATGAAATAACCCTTAGGTTCATCAAcagcttgaaagagaaaaaaagtgaggaTCACGTCGACGACATCACAGACTCCAGCGTACACACGAGAAGCAGAAGTAGAGCTAATGGGACAGTGTCTATACCACTAGCTTAG
- the CCDC198 gene encoding uncharacterized protein CCDC198, which translates to MGLSSSKAHPKVTKVAPMRAREDLPALTTPYQLPGVHPPATAEWGKSTFYAELPPLRETWYGRASAGPLSFNTGLERGETSIIKQHPPRRPQRLEPAGPPQANAPAKPWSQQDAVATPKMKTLEKRGQSLRHLPGRRQHLHKLQMLDLTRRRREAELKRNLPREAKINKEKIKEFSPKKVLDTLQRGGSAESRDLVPAEHNQRFHGDDHGNTWGGGLSTQHDGAELSPGRSGKVDLWFCREPRTRDLFWDTSSTGSDEWEREEKKIYRKPTLVRTKTERVSLFDDFFDRDF; encoded by the exons ATGGGTCTGAGCTCTTCCAAAGCACACCCCAAGGTGACCAAGGTGGCACCGATGCGTGCCAGGGAGGACCTGCCTGCTCTCACCACCCCGTACCAGCTCCCCGGCGTGCATCCGCCGGCCACAGCAGAATGGGGAAAATCCACGTTTTATGCGGAACTTCCACCTCTCCGGGAGACCTGGTATGGGAGAGCCTCTGCAG GGCCACTTTCTTTCAATACCGGGCTGGAAAGGGGAGAAACCAGCATCATTAAACAGCACCCACCTCGAAGACCTCAA AGGCTTGAACCTGCTGGCCCTCCACAAGCAAACGCTCCTGCAAAGCCCTGGAGTCAGCAAGATGCGGTTGCAACCCCAAAAATGAAG ACTCTGGAGAAGAGGGGGCAAAGCCTGAGACACCTCCCGGGCAGGCGGCAGCACTTGCACAAGCTGCAGATGCTGGACTTGACCCGCAGGCGCCGAGAG GCAGAGCTGAAGCGAAATCTCCCCAGGGAGGcaaaaatcaataaagaaaaaatcaagGAATTCAGCCCAAAGAAAGTCCTTGACACTCTCCAGAGAGGTGGCAGCGCTGAAAGCCGAGACCTCGTCCCTGCTGAGCACAATCAGCGTTTTCATGGAGATGACCATG gaaACACGTGGGGTGGAGGACTCTCCACACAGCACGATGGGGCTGAACTCTCTCCAGGCAGGAGCGGGAAGGTTGACCTGTGGTTCTGCAGGGAGCCACGGACGAGGGATCTGTTCTGGGACACCTCCAGCACAGGCTCCGACgagtgggaaagggaagagaagaagattTACCGCAAACCTACGCTTGTGAGAACCAAGACGGAGAGAGTTTCTCTCTTCGATGACTTCTTTGATAGGGATTTCTAG